The Spirosoma foliorum genome has a window encoding:
- a CDS encoding Gfo/Idh/MocA family protein → MKPIDRLVTTLVDNAGLGTLSRQDFLQFTGRSLAVGALGSTLAACDKKSEATNASSTASTPSGSVPKLPAVSPPADVPSDPSKPIELEQIKAKTEQQEGPTPTPMAADKRIGYALVGLGHLTLNQILPAFGACTKSKVVALVSGNPEKMQKVATQYGVKKESCYSYADYDKLRDNKEVQAIYIVLPNGMHAEYTIRGAQAGKHILCEKPMANSVAECQAMIDACKKADRKLMIAYRIQYEPHNKMVRDMVQKEQFGKVKSIIANNGQNSDNPKHWRFNKALAGGGSLPDVGLYCLNTIRFVLAEEPTEVMGYVHSTPNDPRFKEVEEQVNWLMKFPSGVQASCGTSYGHHDDKSYRVLADTGWIKMDPAFPYTGLKLETSQAQGTENQIIQHNISDKDHFATEIDHFSACLLDNKTPFTPGEEGLQDQKIMEAIYQSAREGKPVKLETITKKDAFRGPEPTA, encoded by the coding sequence GTTGGCGCATTAGGCAGCACGTTAGCTGCCTGCGACAAGAAATCCGAAGCTACAAATGCTTCTTCAACCGCTAGCACACCCAGCGGCTCTGTCCCCAAACTTCCGGCCGTCTCTCCACCTGCCGATGTTCCTTCCGATCCCAGTAAACCCATTGAACTCGAACAGATAAAAGCGAAAACTGAGCAGCAGGAAGGCCCTACCCCCACGCCAATGGCCGCAGACAAGCGTATTGGCTATGCGCTAGTTGGTCTCGGCCACCTTACGCTCAACCAGATTCTGCCCGCTTTCGGAGCTTGCACCAAATCAAAAGTAGTGGCCCTGGTGAGTGGGAATCCCGAAAAAATGCAGAAAGTAGCGACCCAGTACGGTGTCAAAAAAGAGAGCTGTTATAGCTATGCCGACTACGATAAACTGCGCGATAACAAGGAAGTTCAGGCCATTTATATTGTATTACCCAACGGCATGCATGCCGAGTATACGATTCGGGGAGCACAGGCGGGTAAGCATATTTTATGCGAAAAGCCGATGGCCAACTCGGTAGCGGAATGCCAGGCAATGATCGACGCCTGCAAAAAGGCGGACCGTAAGCTCATGATTGCGTACCGGATTCAATATGAGCCGCACAACAAAATGGTGCGCGATATGGTCCAGAAAGAACAGTTTGGCAAGGTGAAAAGCATCATTGCCAACAACGGTCAAAACTCTGATAATCCTAAGCACTGGCGCTTCAATAAAGCCTTGGCCGGAGGTGGCTCCCTTCCCGACGTGGGTCTATATTGCCTGAATACGATTCGGTTTGTGCTGGCAGAGGAACCTACGGAAGTTATGGGATACGTACACAGTACGCCCAACGATCCACGTTTCAAGGAAGTTGAAGAACAGGTAAACTGGCTCATGAAATTTCCAAGTGGTGTCCAGGCCAGTTGCGGTACCAGCTATGGTCATCACGATGATAAGAGTTACCGGGTACTTGCCGATACAGGCTGGATTAAGATGGACCCGGCTTTTCCGTATACGGGCCTAAAGCTGGAAACGAGTCAGGCACAGGGTACAGAAAACCAGATTATCCAGCACAACATCTCCGACAAAGACCACTTCGCTACCGAAATCGATCACTTTTCGGCATGTTTGCTTGACAATAAAACGCCTTTTACACCCGGCGAAGAAGGGCTTCAGGATCAGAAAATCATGGAAGCCATTTACCAATCAGCCCGCGAAGGCAAGCCCGTGAAATTAGAGACGATAACGAAGAAAGATGCGTTTAGAGGACCAGAACCAACTGCCTAA